The DNA region CATGTAACTCAGGCTGCCGACCAGATCGATGTCCGGATAAAAGCCTGCACGGGCCACGTCGATACCGCGCGCCTGCGCCTCGACCTGCCAGCGAGCGGCTACCACGTCAGGCCGCTGACCGAGCAGCTCGGCAGGCAGTGTCGAAGGCAGTTTCAATGTGCTGTGCAACGACAAGACCGGTCGCTGCAAATCAACGCCCTGCCCCGGTCCCTTGCCGGCCAGCGCTGCCAATTGATTGCGACTCAGTGCAATGGCCTCCTCCAGCGCATCGATCTGCCGATGCGCTTCGGGCAAGGGCGTCTCGGCCTGGCTGACATCGAAATGCGTACCGAGGCCGCCTTGCAGACGACGTTGTGCCAGCTCAAGGATCTGTTGCTGCTGGTCCAGCGCCGCCTCGGCGATGTCCAGACGGGCGTAATTCAGGGCCAGTTGAATGTAGGCGCGGACGATATTTTCCTGTAATTCGAGTTGTGCCTGACGCAACTCGGCAGCGCTCACGTGGGCCAGGTCGAGGGCTTGCTCGCTGGCATTGCGCTCGCGGCCCCACAGATCGAGCGAGTAACTCAGGCCCAGCGACGCATTGTTGTCCCAGGTGCGAGTATCGGCCAGGGCGCCCGGCCCATAAAACTGGTCGTTCGGCCAATCATGGCGTTGCAGGCTCGCGCTGCTCTGGATCTGCAGCGACTCGCTGGACTCGGCAATGCCTGCCATCGCTTTCGCTTGTCGCACCCGTGCAGCAGCGATCGCCAGGCTGGGGCTGCCCAGCGTTGCGAGTTCGATCCAGCGATCCAGTTGTGCGTCACTATAAGCGTGCCACCACTGCGCTGTCGGCCAGCGGGCATCGTGTGCAGCGCTCTGGATAGCCTGATCGGTCGCCAGACTGTCAGCGGGCAACAGGCTGCCGTACGGTTGGATGCCATGGGTTCCGATGCAACCGCTGATGACCAGCGTCAAAGCCAGAATACCGAGGGGCTTGAGCCCTCTGATGATACGACGCGGCACAGCGGCGAGTTCCCGAGCGGAGGTGATACACAGGCGATGGCGGCGATTCTAGGTGGCGCGCCGCACGGCGATAAGCGGGGAGTTGTGTGAATCTTTGTTACCGACACGGTGATAATGCTTTGGTCTGGCTGACATGCGCCCGTTACTTCATGTCACAATTTGCCATCATCTCAGAGAAGTACTCATGGACACCCTGCAAAACATGCGTGCCTTCAGCTGTGTGGCGCAAGCGGGCAGCTTCACAGCTGCCGCTGCCGTGCTCGACACCACCACGGCCAACGTCTCGCGCGCGGTCTCCAACCTGGAGGCGCACCTGCAGACCCGTCTGCTCAACCGCACCACCCGGCGCATCGCGCTCACTGAGGCAGGCAAACGCTATTTACTGCGCTGCGAGCAGATTCTCGCCTCGGTGGAAGAAGCCGAGGCCGAAGCAAGCGACGCCCACGCGCGCCCGGCCGGGCAACTCAAGGTGCATTCGATGCCCGGTGTCGGCCAGCACTACGTGATCGATGCCATCGCCCGCTATCGACGCAATCACCCTGACGTCGCGTTCGACCTGACCATGACGCATCGCGTCCCGGACTTGCTCGAAGAAGGCTTTGACGTGTCGATCGTGCTGGCCAGCGAACTGGCAGACTCGGGGTTCGTGTCGCAACGCCTGGGCATCACCTACAGCATTGTTTGCGCCTCCCCCGAGTACGTCAGGACATTTGGCATGGCACATAAACCTGCCGACCTGCTGAACCATGCGTGCCTGCGCCTGGTGAGCCCGGTGTTCCCGCTGGAAAAGTGGCTGTTCGACGGCCCGGATGGCCAGGAAATGGTCACCATCAACAGCTCGCCCTTGCTGGTCAACTCAGCGGACGCGATGAAAACGGCGATCTCCAGCGGCATGGGCATCGGTATTCTGCCGATCTATTCGGCCATCGACGGTCTGCGCAACGGCACCCTGGTGCGTGTGCTGTCCGACTACCGCTCGCAGGAGCTGAACCTGTACGCCATCTACCCGTCGCGCCAGTACCTGGATGCCAAGATCAGAACCTGGGTCGAATACCTGCGCGGCTCGCTGCCGGAAATCCTCGCGGCCGATGAAGCCGATTTGCACGTGCAGGCACTCAAAGCCTCTTCCTGACATCGTACAACTGCAAAAAGCGGCTGCCAAAGGGCGGACAGGAATGTTAGCGTGCTACTCATTCAACCGCTCAAGAGTGACTGCCCGATGAAAAAAACCGTACTCGCCTTCAGCCGTGTTTCCCCTGAAATGGCTGAGCGTCTGTCGCAAGACTTCAACGTGATCGTGCCCGATTCCAAAAAGGGTGACATCAACGCCCAGTTCGACGAAGCCCTGCCCGAGTCCCACGGGCTGATCGGCGTGGGTCGCAAGCTGGGCCGCGAACAGCTGGAACATGCTGCGAAACTGGAGGTGGTGTCCAGCATTTCGGTGGGCTACGACAACTACGATGTCGGTTACCTCAGCGAGCGCGGCATTCTGCTCACCAATACCCCGGACGTGTTGACCGAAACCACCGCTGACCTGGGTTTCACCCTGATCATGAGCAGCGCCCGGCGCGTCGCCGAGCTGGACGCCTTCACCAAAGCCGGACAGTGGACCCGCAGCATCGAAGCGCCGCAGTTCGGCACCGACGTTTACGGCAAGACGCTGGGTATCGTCGGCATGGGCAATATCGGCGCGGCGATTGCGCGGCGTGGTCGTCTGGGCTTCAACATGCCGATCCTGTACAGCGGCAACAGCCGCAAGACCGAACTTGAACAGGAACTGGGCGCGCAATTTCGCAGCCTGGATCAACTGCTCGCCGAAGCGGATTTCGTTTGCCTGGTCGTGCCGTTAAGCGAGAAGACCAAACACCTGATAGGTCGTCGCGAGTTGGGCCTGATGAAGCCCGGCGCGATTCTGATCAACATCGCCCGCGGCCCGATTGTCGACGAGCCGGCACTGATCGAAGCCTTGCAGAACGGCACCCTTCGCGGCGCTGGCCTGGACGTCTACGAAAAAGAGCCGCTGAGCGAGTCGCCGCTGTTCCAGCTCAAGAACGCCGTCACCCTGCCCCACGTCGGCTCGGCCACCACTGAAACCCGCCAGGCCATGGCTGATCGCGCCTACCACAACCTGCGCAGTGCGCTGCTGGGCGAGCGGCCTCAGGATCTGGTCAACCCTCAGGTGTGGAAGGGCTGAGTGGCATACCGCTGTCGATCGTTCCTTGGGTAAGGAACGATCGACATTGACTCAGGCCAGCTTGCCGCCGACCACAACAGCGATCGGCCTGGCTTTTCTGAACACCAGCACGTTGCCGACCATTACCAGCACAAGCCCCAGCAAGGCAGGCAAGGTCCATTGATAACCCTCGACCCAGGTCGAGATGTTCAGCGCCACTATCGGGAACAACACCGTGCAGTAAGCGGCGCGCTCCGGCCCCATGCGCCCCACCAGAGTCAGGTAGGCGGTGAAGGCAATCACCGAGCCGGGGATGACCAGATACAGCAGCGACCCGATATAGCGGGTGTTCCACTCGAACGTGAACGGCGTGCCGCTCAGCACGCAGTAGACAGCGAGGAGGCTCGCTCCGTAGAACATTCCCCACGCGTTGGTGGTCAGCGGACGCAGACCGGCTTTCTGTTGCAGGCTCGACAGCATATTGCCCGCTGAGAAACACAGTGTGCCGAGCAGGGCGAGGCCCAGACCGAGCAGGGTTTCG from Pseudomonas syringae includes:
- a CDS encoding efflux transporter outer membrane subunit, which gives rise to MPRRIIRGLKPLGILALTLVISGCIGTHGIQPYGSLLPADSLATDQAIQSAAHDARWPTAQWWHAYSDAQLDRWIELATLGSPSLAIAAARVRQAKAMAGIAESSESLQIQSSASLQRHDWPNDQFYGPGALADTRTWDNNASLGLSYSLDLWGRERNASEQALDLAHVSAAELRQAQLELQENIVRAYIQLALNYARLDIAEAALDQQQQILELAQRRLQGGLGTHFDVSQAETPLPEAHRQIDALEEAIALSRNQLAALAGKGPGQGVDLQRPVLSLHSTLKLPSTLPAELLGQRPDVVAARWQVEAQARGIDVARAGFYPDIDLVGSLSYMATGGGMLEFLSGSKLGYKVGPAISLPIFDGGRLRAQLGQASAGYDLAVAHYNQTLLMVLRSISDQLIRRASMDKQQVFAARSVASAQKTYDIALIAWQRGLTDYLNVLNARTQLFQQQQIQQRVEAARLNAYAGLVVALGGGLSAGNEPGSW
- a CDS encoding LysR family transcriptional regulator; translated protein: MDTLQNMRAFSCVAQAGSFTAAAAVLDTTTANVSRAVSNLEAHLQTRLLNRTTRRIALTEAGKRYLLRCEQILASVEEAEAEASDAHARPAGQLKVHSMPGVGQHYVIDAIARYRRNHPDVAFDLTMTHRVPDLLEEGFDVSIVLASELADSGFVSQRLGITYSIVCASPEYVRTFGMAHKPADLLNHACLRLVSPVFPLEKWLFDGPDGQEMVTINSSPLLVNSADAMKTAISSGMGIGILPIYSAIDGLRNGTLVRVLSDYRSQELNLYAIYPSRQYLDAKIRTWVEYLRGSLPEILAADEADLHVQALKASS
- a CDS encoding 2-hydroxyacid dehydrogenase, encoding MKKTVLAFSRVSPEMAERLSQDFNVIVPDSKKGDINAQFDEALPESHGLIGVGRKLGREQLEHAAKLEVVSSISVGYDNYDVGYLSERGILLTNTPDVLTETTADLGFTLIMSSARRVAELDAFTKAGQWTRSIEAPQFGTDVYGKTLGIVGMGNIGAAIARRGRLGFNMPILYSGNSRKTELEQELGAQFRSLDQLLAEADFVCLVVPLSEKTKHLIGRRELGLMKPGAILINIARGPIVDEPALIEALQNGTLRGAGLDVYEKEPLSESPLFQLKNAVTLPHVGSATTETRQAMADRAYHNLRSALLGERPQDLVNPQVWKG
- a CDS encoding DMT family transporter, translated to MNISLYLLTVLIWGTTWIALKLQLGDVAIPVSIVYRFALAALVLFAFLLLTKRLQPVNRRGQLICLAQGVCLFCVNFMCFYTASQWIPSGLIAVVFSTSTLWNALNARVFFRQKIAGNVLAGGAMGLLGLACLFWPELSGHSASHETLLGLGLALLGTLCFSAGNMLSSLQQKAGLRPLTTNAWGMFYGASLLAVYCVLSGTPFTFEWNTRYIGSLLYLVIPGSVIAFTAYLTLVGRMGPERAAYCTVLFPIVALNISTWVEGYQWTLPALLGLVLVMVGNVLVFRKARPIAVVVGGKLA